The following proteins come from a genomic window of Thermoproteus sp.:
- the udg gene encoding type-4 uracil-DNA glycosylase: MERLEEIAKQIQMCTKCRLHETRRRPVPGEGRAERGVMIVGEAPGEKEDEEGRPFVGAAGRLLTQALNKLGVDRARDVFITNVVKCRPPGNREPLDDEIAACLPYLVEQIKAIRPRLIIALGFYSAKTLMGLAGRKVVKISEVRGRCFNVKIADVETAVCVTYHPAAALYNPGLRDVLEGDLAKFLGRSQGGLLKYL, translated from the coding sequence GTGGAGAGGCTTGAAGAGATAGCGAAACAAATACAGATGTGCACAAAATGTAGGCTACACGAAACCCGCAGAAGGCCAGTGCCCGGGGAGGGGAGGGCGGAGAGGGGCGTGATGATAGTAGGCGAGGCCCCAGGCGAGAAGGAGGACGAAGAGGGGAGGCCCTTCGTGGGGGCCGCCGGGAGGCTCTTGACTCAAGCTCTGAACAAATTGGGTGTGGACAGAGCGCGCGACGTCTTCATAACCAATGTGGTCAAATGTAGACCGCCTGGCAATAGGGAACCTCTTGACGACGAGATAGCGGCCTGCCTGCCCTATTTGGTGGAACAGATCAAGGCAATTAGGCCTCGCCTAATAATCGCGCTTGGCTTCTATAGCGCCAAGACGCTTATGGGACTCGCTGGACGTAAGGTCGTAAAGATATCGGAGGTAAGGGGCAGATGTTTCAACGTAAAGATAGCTGATGTAGAGACGGCGGTCTGCGTAACCTATCACCCTGCCGCCGCGCTTTACAATCCAGGCCTTAGGGACGTCTTGGAGGGAGACCTCGCTAAGTTTTTAGGGAGGTCGCAGGGAGGCTTGTTGAAGTACCTGTGA